Proteins from a genomic interval of uncultured Campylobacter sp.:
- a CDS encoding sugar transferase yields MKKYLCKAILLLVDLLAIWVSFGIAVELKNLFYGDHVLLDISKYQGFGIAYALMIALFFYQGIYARRYDFWHECAIVVKSCFFGLLLTLAALALLKINYDFSRASLILGFGFMIFIIPAFKFIAKILLFKLGFWKKKAKILGENEEFELAIFDDKYLGYIRAQTEYESLFIGGSGMGARELNELIEQNIKENKEILFTPVLRGYDFTQAHIYNLFNSRTSLFAIHNSLQSKFNVALKRGLDIFLIVMALPLLIPIFCVVAVAMKISEPRGKIFFSHQRMGLNGKLFGCLKFRSMRENGAEILKEYLEKNPQEIEYFEKYHKYENDPRVTKLGNFLRKSSLDELPQLINVLKGEMSIVGPRPCAQYERKDMGRYAELILAVLPGITGIWQVSGRSDVDFETRAQMDAWYMKNWCIWNDIVIIIKTFKVVLMRKGAS; encoded by the coding sequence ATGAAAAAATATCTTTGTAAAGCGATACTTCTTTTAGTCGATCTTTTGGCTATTTGGGTGTCTTTTGGTATAGCAGTCGAGCTTAAAAATTTATTTTATGGCGACCACGTGCTGCTTGATATATCCAAATATCAGGGCTTTGGCATCGCTTATGCCTTGATGATAGCCTTGTTTTTTTATCAGGGGATTTACGCTAGGAGGTATGATTTTTGGCACGAGTGCGCCATAGTAGTAAAGAGCTGTTTTTTTGGGCTTTTGCTTACTTTAGCCGCGCTTGCCTTGCTAAAGATAAATTATGATTTTTCAAGAGCCAGCTTGATTTTAGGCTTTGGCTTTATGATTTTTATTATCCCGGCTTTTAAATTTATAGCTAAAATTTTACTCTTTAAACTCGGCTTTTGGAAAAAGAAGGCTAAAATTTTAGGCGAGAACGAGGAATTTGAACTGGCGATTTTTGACGATAAATACCTAGGTTATATTCGCGCGCAGACCGAGTACGAGTCGCTTTTTATAGGCGGTAGCGGCATGGGCGCGCGCGAGCTAAACGAGCTCATAGAGCAAAATATCAAGGAAAATAAAGAGATTTTATTCACGCCCGTACTTAGAGGTTACGATTTTACGCAGGCTCATATTTACAACCTATTTAACTCCCGCACGAGCCTTTTTGCGATACACAACTCTTTGCAGAGTAAATTTAACGTTGCGCTAAAAAGAGGGCTTGATATATTTTTGATAGTTATGGCTTTGCCGCTTTTGATTCCGATTTTTTGCGTGGTTGCTGTCGCTATGAAGATAAGCGAACCAAGAGGCAAGATATTTTTCTCGCACCAAAGGATGGGGCTAAACGGCAAGCTGTTTGGGTGTCTTAAATTTCGCTCGATGAGAGAAAACGGAGCCGAAATTTTAAAAGAGTACCTTGAAAAAAATCCGCAAGAAATAGAGTATTTTGAAAAATATCATAAATACGAAAACGATCCGCGCGTAACCAAACTCGGAAATTTCCTCAGAAAAAGCTCTCTTGACGAGCTGCCTCAACTAATCAACGTCTTAAAGGGCGAGATGAGTATCGTAGGCCCTCGCCCGTGCGCGCAGTACGAGCGCAAAGACATGGGGCGATACGCCGAGCTAATCTTGGCGGTTTTGCCGGGGATTACCGGCATCTGGCAGGTTAGCGGCAGGAGCGACGTAGACTTTGAGACGAGGGCGCAGATGGATGCGTGGTATATGAAAAACTGGTGCATCTGGAACGATATCGTGATAATCATAAAGACTTTTAAGGTTGTTTTAATGCGTAAAGGCGCAAGCTGA